Proteins encoded by one window of Sulfurospirillum barnesii SES-3:
- a CDS encoding TRAP transporter small permease subunit encodes MLIKAEKIFDTIADYIGYLCSFLMIAMMLNIFYDVFMRYVFKSGSIAFQELEWHIFSLIILLGTSYALKEDAHVRVDILYTKFSEKKKALVNIVGAFLFITPIALLIALGSVGFVMEAFSTHEISGDPGGLTHRWILKAFIPFSFWLLIFIATGFVIKNINLYRKATLEEKK; translated from the coding sequence GTGTTAATTAAAGCAGAAAAAATCTTCGATACGATAGCTGATTACATAGGGTATCTCTGTTCGTTTCTGATGATAGCAATGATGTTAAATATCTTTTACGATGTTTTTATGCGGTATGTGTTCAAAAGTGGTTCCATTGCATTTCAAGAGTTAGAGTGGCATATTTTTTCCTTGATTATTCTTTTAGGGACATCGTATGCGCTTAAAGAAGATGCGCATGTGCGTGTTGACATCTTGTACACTAAATTTAGTGAAAAGAAAAAAGCATTGGTCAATATTGTAGGTGCTTTTTTATTTATCACGCCTATTGCTCTTTTGATAGCATTGGGGTCTGTTGGCTTTGTTATGGAAGCATTTAGCACCCATGAAATTAGTGGCGATCCAGGAGGGTTGACGCACCGATGGATTTTAAAAGCCTTTATTCCTTTCTCTTTTTGGTTGCTTATCTTTATTGCAACAGGGTTTGTTATTAAAAATATTAACC